A segment of the Streptomyces sp. P9-A2 genome:
GGAGGAGCGAACGGCTCCGGTGGCGGTCTTCCACCACAGGTCGGCCCGGCTGACCGCGCCCGGCTGGACCCCGCGCACCCGCTCGTGCAGCTCCGGGCCGAGCTTGCTCACGTCCTCCGCGTCCACGAGGTCCACCCGCCCACCGTCCTCCGGGCGGGACCGGCGCGGATCGAGACCGGTGCGCGGGACGTCGACGGTCCACTCGGTGGCCCAGGTGGCGGGGCCGAAGCCGTAGCGGCCGTAGATCGGGTACTCGGCGGATATGAGGGTCGCGACGACGTCCCCGCGTTCCTTGGCGGCGGCGAGGTCCTGCGCCATCATGCGGGTGAGCAGACCGCGCCGGCGGTGCGTGGGGCTGACGGTGACGTTCGATATGGCGTCGGCCTGCACGGCGGCCCCGCCGACCGCGGTGAGCTCCTGCGGGAAGGACCGGAACGTCGCGACGCAGCGGCCGCCGTCGAAGGCCCCCAGCGACCGGCCCGGCAGGAACTGCAGACGGCGTACGTCAAGAGCCTCCGGGGAAGGGGTGGGCTCCCGCAGGAACCCGATGTTCAGGGCCCGGTTCCAGTCGGCGAACTCGGTCTCGGTGATCGGGCGTACGTCGAGGTCGGTGCGGGACGTTCCGGTGCTGGGGGTCATGACTTCACGGTAGGTCGCCTCCCGAGGAGGTGTCGCGCGCTTTTCCGACCACCCCGTGGCCACGGTCCGACTGGCTTCGGCCCCGGCCGGATGCGGCCCCGGTCACCGGATGTAAACCGCCCGCCCGGCATCCGGCCCCGCCCCGCCTCACACCAGCAGGTCGTCGACCTGGGCCTCCCCCTCGCGGTACCGGCGCGCGATCTCCGCACTGCAGTCGTCGGCGGTGCGCTGCAGGAGCTGCCGGCTCCGGGACACCTGCTGCTCGTACCCCACCAGCCGCCCCATCGCGGCCGTCAGCTCCCCGTCCGTACGCGCACCCAGGTCCGAGAGCTCCACCTCGGCGAGCATCTCCGCCGCCAGCCGTCCGTACTCCTCGCTCTGCGGCGTCCCCAGGGTCACATGGCGGGCGGACGAAGGCCGGCGCACCGGGGTGTCCCGCAGGATCTCCGCCAGCCGCTCCACCACGGACGCCTCCGCCGGCGCGGTGACCGAGGACGCGCCCACCGGTGTACGCCGGGCCAGTTCCGCCCGCAGGATGTCGATCCGTCCCTGGAGCAGCCGTCGTACATAGCTGAGGTCGGCCTCGTCGCGCTGGGCGTCGCGGCGCAGCGTGCGCAACTCGGGCAGACTGCGCACGGACAGGGCCGGCTCGGGCCCCGGGTGCTCCTCGGGCGGTGGTGCCGGGCTGTCCGTGCGCTGTGCGGGCGGGCGGTGGAACTCGCGTTCCCCCACCCCTGCCCGGGCCGGCAGGACAGGCCCGGACTGCTGCCCGGTTCCTGGTGTGCTCATGTGCCTCGACCGTCCCCTCGACCGGTGTGTGCCGGCATCGTGTCACCCCTGAGGGCCGCTGTGCGACCGAGTGCTCCCGATCCGCCCCAGATGGGGGGTAAGGAGTAAAAATAGCCCGCCTGGGGGCCTGCCCGGACCACCGTCGGGCAGCTGTTCGCGGACCGGCATGATGGACGTATGCGTGCAGTGGTGCAGAGGGTGGACGGCGCGAGCGTCGTCGTGGACGGCGAGACGGTGGGGGCGATCGAGGGCGAGGGGCTGTGTGCCCTGGTCGGCGTCACCCATGAGGACACCGAGGAGAAGGCGGCCCAGCTCGCCCGAAAGCTCTGGTCGGTGCGGATGCTCCAGGACGAGAAGTCGTGCAGCGACATCGACGCCCCGCTTCTGGTGATCAGCCAGTTCACCCTTTACGGCGACGCCCGCAAGGGCCGGCGTCCCACCTGGAACGCCGCCGCCCCCGGGAGCGTCGCCGAACCGCTGGTGGACGAGGTGGTCGCCCAGCTGCGTGCGCTGGGCGCGACGGTGGCGACGGGCCGCTTCGGCGCGCGGATGCGGGTGTCGCTGACCAACGACGGCCCG
Coding sequences within it:
- a CDS encoding GNAT family N-acetyltransferase, which gives rise to MTPSTGTSRTDLDVRPITETEFADWNRALNIGFLREPTPSPEALDVRRLQFLPGRSLGAFDGGRCVATFRSFPQELTAVGGAAVQADAISNVTVSPTHRRRGLLTRMMAQDLAAAKERGDVVATLISAEYPIYGRYGFGPATWATEWTVDVPRTGLDPRRSRPEDGGRVDLVDAEDVSKLGPELHERVRGVQPGAVSRADLWWKTATGAVRSSTPWNEPFFAVYRSADGEVEGMVSYTADDTWGDSKQPLNTARVDWLLAVSPAAERALWHYLCSIDWIVKVKSGWRAPDDLLPFLLPDPRAAVVTMYADWLWVRVLDVVRALEARTYEAAGSLVLEVADGAGLAGGRYRLQASADGTGTCAATTDDADLALDVSELAPLWLGDESAVRLAALGRVREERAGAAREADALLRTSRRPWCPDLF
- a CDS encoding RsiG family protein, with the translated sequence MSTPGTGQQSGPVLPARAGVGEREFHRPPAQRTDSPAPPPEEHPGPEPALSVRSLPELRTLRRDAQRDEADLSYVRRLLQGRIDILRAELARRTPVGASSVTAPAEASVVERLAEILRDTPVRRPSSARHVTLGTPQSEEYGRLAAEMLAEVELSDLGARTDGELTAAMGRLVGYEQQVSRSRQLLQRTADDCSAEIARRYREGEAQVDDLLV
- the dtd gene encoding D-aminoacyl-tRNA deacylase; the protein is MRAVVQRVDGASVVVDGETVGAIEGEGLCALVGVTHEDTEEKAAQLARKLWSVRMLQDEKSCSDIDAPLLVISQFTLYGDARKGRRPTWNAAAPGSVAEPLVDEVVAQLRALGATVATGRFGARMRVSLTNDGPFTVLLEI